The window CCATGCCTGGATCACGATCCCCCTGCTGGCCTGGCTGGCCCGAATTATAGGTGCCGTTCTTGCACGCTGCCATGGCTCACACCAGGCACGCGAGGCGAACCGTCTATAATCGTCGGCTCCATGGCGCTCAACGTCGGCAGAAGGCTCGGTCCATACGAAATCCTCGACCCCATCGGGGCCGGCGGCATGGGCGAGGTCTACAAGGCGCGCGACACCCGGCTCGACCGCATCGTCGCCATCAAGGTCCTGCCGGCGCATGTCTCGTCGAATCCCGATCTCAGGGCACGTTTCGAGCGCGAGGCGCGGGCCCTGTCCGGATTCCAGCACCCGCACATCTGCAGCCTGTACGACGTCGGGCGCCAGGAGGACCCCGGCGGGTCGGTCGACTTCCTCGTCATGGAATACCTCGAGGGGGACACGCTGGCGGCGCGCCTCGCGCGCGGCGCGTTGCCGACGCCCGAGATGTTGCGCATCGCCATCGCGGTCGCCGACGCGCTCGACAAGGCGCATCGACAGGGCGTCGTGCACCGCGATCTCAAGCCGGGCAACATCATCCTGACCAAGGGCGGCGCGAAGCTGCTCGACTTCGGCCTGGCGAAGGAGCGGCGTGCCGGCCTGGCCGTCGACTCGATGACCGCGAGGCCGACTCAGGCTCAGCCGCTCACGGCGCAGGGCACGATCGTCGGGACCTTTCAGTACATGGCGCCGGAGCAGATCGAGGGGGCCGAGGCCGACGCGCGCGCCGACATCTTCTCCTTCGGCACCGTCCTCTACGAGATGGCGACCGGCCGGTGTCCCTTCGAGGGAAAGACGCAGGCCAGCGTGATCGCCGCGATCCTCGCCGCCGAGCCGCAACCGATCACCACGCTGCGCCCTACCGCCCCCGCCGCCCTCGATCGCGTCATCCGTACCTGCCTGGCGAAGGATCCGGACGAGCGCTTCCAGTCCGCACACGACCTGCTGCTGCAGCTGCGCTTCATCGCCGCCGACAGCTCAGCACCGGCGGCGGCCGCGGTCGCCGGACGGCGCGGACGGCTGTGGGGCAACCCGCGTATCGCCTGGAGCGTGGCCGCGCTGTCCTCGTTCCTGGCGGTTGGGACGATCTCGATGCTGATGCGCGCCCCGGGGCCCGCGCCGCAGCCGGTCCTGCGCGCCGTCATCCTGCCGCCCGAGAAGGTGGCCCTCGACGTCACGGGCGATTTTGCCGGACCGGCGGTCATCTCGCCCGACGGAACGCAGGTCGCCTTCGTGGCCCGCGCTGAGGGGATCAAGTCGATCTGGGTGCGCCCCCTCAACGCGCTGGCGGCGCATCGCCTCGACGACACCGAGGCTGCCTCGTTTCCGTTCTGGTCCGCCGACAGCCGGCAAATCGGGTTTTTCGCGGAGGGCAAGCTCAAGCGGGTTCCGGCCGCCGGCGGCCCGACGGCGATCGTGGCGACTGCTCCCAACGCACGCGGCGGCACGTGGAGCAAGGACAACATCATCGTCTTCTCGCCGGACTACCAGGGCGGTCTCCTGCGCGTCCCTGCCTCGGGGGGCGCCGCGGTGCCCGTGACAGCCATCGACTCGCACAAACACTCCACGCACCGCTGGCCGTTCTTCCTGCCCGACGGGAGGCACTTCCTCTATCTCGCCACCAATCATGCCGGCGGCGACCCCGAGGCGAACGGCATCTACTTCGCATCGATCGACGGCGGAGAGCCGCGATTCCTGATGCCGTGCGTCTCGAACGCCGTGTACGCCAACGGCCAGCTCCTGTTCCACGCCCAGACGGCGCTCATGGCCCAGCCGTTCGACCCCGGGAGCGGGCGATTCCTCGGCGACCCGGGCGCCCTCGTCGACGGCGTGCAGTTCGATCCCGGCATCTGGCGCATGGTCTCGAGCGTTTCCGAGACCGGGACGATGGTGTACATGCGCGGTTCGGCGGTCCTCGGCTCCGAGCTGGCCTGGTTCGATCGCACCGGCAAGGAGGTCGGGTCGCGCCTGCCGCGGGACAGTTACCGGGACCCGACCGTCTCCCCCGACGGCAGGAAGCTCGCCGTCGCCCTCGGCGATCCGTTGCGCACCATCTGGATCATCGATCTCGCGCAGGGCACGCGGGCGCGCCTCACCTTCGACACCGCGGTTCACATCAATCCCGCCTGGTCGCCCGACGGCAGGTACGTCGCCTTCACGTCCGGCGCCACACCCGGCGCCAGCATCCACCGGAAGGGCGTGGATGGCACGACACCGGACGAGCTGCTCGTCGAAGAGAAGGACGCCACGTTGCAGGCGCCGGCCTTCTCGCCGGACGGCAAGTATCTCGTCTACCTGCGGGCGACCGGGCCTTCGGGAAACGGAATCTACGCCATGCCCCTGGCCGGCGATCGGACACCGCGGGTCGTGGTCCCCTCTCCCTCGGCGCAGGCGGTGCTCAGTTACCCCCGCGTCTCACCCGACGGGCGCTGGCTTGCCTACGGATCCAGCGAAAGCGGACGCTCCCAGCTCTACGTGACCTCCTTCCCGAGCGGCTCCGGCAAGTGGCAGGTCTCCATCACCGGCGGCGACATGGGAGCCTGGAGGCGCGACGGCAGAGAGATCTACTTCACGGGCGGCAGCGAGCTGCAGGCGGCGGACGTCACCGCGGTCGGGGGCCAGTTCAATCCGGGCCCCCCCCGGACCATCGCGCACCTCGGCAACGCCATCGCGAACGGACGCATCTTCGACGCGATGCCGGATGGCAGTCGATTCATAGCGCCCATCGTGCCCACCGACGCCGCATCGCTCATGCACCTGCTGGTCAACTGGCCCGTCGAGCTCGAAGCGAAGAAGTGAGGATGGCGGAGGGCACGATGACAGGCCAGCGCCACCCGATTCTCTTTCCTCTGCTCTTCGCGGCCTTGCTGGGCGCCATCACCCTCATCCTGGGCGAGGTCGCTCTTCGGACGTTCCTCGAGCGAGCGCTGGGCAGGCCCCCCGCGGACGCCGAACGATCCGCCGAGCACCAGTTCTGGCAACGCGACGATTCGCTCGGCTGGTCCAACATTCCCAACGCGTCGGGACGCTTCACCAATGGCGCGTTCGACGGCCAGGTCCACTTCGACGAATTCGGAAACCGCATGAACGCGCCCCGGGGGACCCGGGTGGCGGGCTACCGGAATATCTTCTTCCTGGGGGACAGCACGACCGCCTCGCTGGAAGTCGACGATGACGAGACCGTGCCCGCCCTACTCGAACAGGCCCTCCGGCGCCGGGGCCAACGGGTCAACGTCATCAACCTGGGCGTACGTGGATACGGGACGGATCAATCAGCGCGCAAGGCGCTGATGCTCTCCCGCAGCCTTCCCCCGGATGAAATCGTTTACATGTACGTGGAAAACGACTCCTGGGACAACAACGTGCTGCGGGAGCCCGGCCGCAAATACGGCAAAGGGATCTATCTGCGCCGCGAGGGGGAGCCATTGTTCGCTTCGTACCGCGACCCCGTGCCCGAGGACCCGGAAGACTTCCTTGGCATAGTCGTATTCGATCAGGCCTGCCGTCCCGCCCTGCACACCGGGACCTGGAAAAGAGATCCGCGTCCTCACGAGACTCCGCGCCGGTGGCTGGACGATCATCTCTACCTCGCACGCGCTCTCGGCCGGGTGCGCCACGCCCTGGAGGATCCGGATCCGTCGAGCATCGACCCCGATCGGATGATTCGCGAGCAGGGGATCGCCTGGAGCGACGACTTCTTCCTGGCCTATTCCGACTCCGGGATCGTCGGCCGCCGCTGCGCCTCCTACTTCGACGCCCAGATGCGCTTTCTGCTGGATCGTTTGCGCCGGATTCCAGGACTCAGGCGCCTCAGCGTGGTGCACTATCCAGACTGGGCGGTGGCGAAGAATCTGAGGGAGGGACTGCCGTCGCCGCGAGTGGACAATTTCCGTCTCCTTGTACGCGAAGGGCTGCTGGACGGCTACCTGGATCTCACGGAGCTCTATCTCCGGGAGCGGATCCGCCCGGGGGATGTGCAGTGTCCCTACGACGAGCACTTCTGCGAGCGGGGACCCAATGGCTCGCCACGCACATCCTGCACTGGCTCGAGCCGGCGCAATGAAGCGTGGGGTGCAGACCCTCTTGCACATGGTCGCGGCTGATGGTAGATAAGAATCTGCTTTTGCTCACCCCATTGCTGGTATGGGAACCGGATGCCCGAGTTACCGGCGGTGCCGCCGG of the Candidatus Dormiibacterota bacterium genome contains:
- a CDS encoding protein kinase, with amino-acid sequence MALNVGRRLGPYEILDPIGAGGMGEVYKARDTRLDRIVAIKVLPAHVSSNPDLRARFEREARALSGFQHPHICSLYDVGRQEDPGGSVDFLVMEYLEGDTLAARLARGALPTPEMLRIAIAVADALDKAHRQGVVHRDLKPGNIILTKGGAKLLDFGLAKERRAGLAVDSMTARPTQAQPLTAQGTIVGTFQYMAPEQIEGAEADARADIFSFGTVLYEMATGRCPFEGKTQASVIAAILAAEPQPITTLRPTAPAALDRVIRTCLAKDPDERFQSAHDLLLQLRFIAADSSAPAAAAVAGRRGRLWGNPRIAWSVAALSSFLAVGTISMLMRAPGPAPQPVLRAVILPPEKVALDVTGDFAGPAVISPDGTQVAFVARAEGIKSIWVRPLNALAAHRLDDTEAASFPFWSADSRQIGFFAEGKLKRVPAAGGPTAIVATAPNARGGTWSKDNIIVFSPDYQGGLLRVPASGGAAVPVTAIDSHKHSTHRWPFFLPDGRHFLYLATNHAGGDPEANGIYFASIDGGEPRFLMPCVSNAVYANGQLLFHAQTALMAQPFDPGSGRFLGDPGALVDGVQFDPGIWRMVSSVSETGTMVYMRGSAVLGSELAWFDRTGKEVGSRLPRDSYRDPTVSPDGRKLAVALGDPLRTIWIIDLAQGTRARLTFDTAVHINPAWSPDGRYVAFTSGATPGASIHRKGVDGTTPDELLVEEKDATLQAPAFSPDGKYLVYLRATGPSGNGIYAMPLAGDRTPRVVVPSPSAQAVLSYPRVSPDGRWLAYGSSESGRSQLYVTSFPSGSGKWQVSITGGDMGAWRRDGREIYFTGGSELQAADVTAVGGQFNPGPPRTIAHLGNAIANGRIFDAMPDGSRFIAPIVPTDAASLMHLLVNWPVELEAKK